The genome window ATCCTGCAATAAACGAATCTCAATCAGATCGCGTAAACGATCTCGACTCGAACCATAGAGCTCTTCAAGAATCGTATTTAATTCCTCCTCGCTCACCTCGCGCGGTTCGCCTTCTCCACCCTGCAAAACCAAAATTTCTTTATAAGCGGCGTCGATTTCAACTTGTTTCACTTTAAGATTAACATTTTTAGTCGCCCGTTTAATTGTGGCGTTAGAAACTAACAAATCAATCACCTGTCGACCAATCGGCGTACCAGGATCAACTGCTTCACCGGCTTGATTTGAGCGAGCGATAAAGGTTTCGATAAACGTTCGATAGTCTAAATACTCACGCGCCCAAATGAGTTGCCCCCCCACTCGCGCCACCGGGATCGGTAACCAACGAGCTAGCGAGCGGAGTTGAGGCGCATCATTGCCACGCAAGAAAGGTACGCCGATGCCAATCGTAATAAACACAATCAGACTTGCAACACCCGCGATCGTCCAGGGTAGCCATTTAGGAAATGCAGACATACATTCTTTTTAGTCTAGAAGCTGAACCAATCTGACGTCAAGACAACGCCCACCAGAGAAAGTGCCGAAAGTCCGAGCGCTGGCCAAAGCGATTTGAGCGGACGGGCAAGGTGTCGACATTCGAGGAGTTCGGCGACAATCAGGCCAACAATGACAATCACAAGCGCTCGAGAAGAAAAATTAGTTGGCCAAAAGAGCAAGATTAGAAAAATCTCAACTAAACCAATCGCCGCGGCATAGGCTAAAACAAGACTCGGCTTGTCAAAACGCATTAAAAGCCACATAAACATAAGAACGCCAATCAAGAATAACAACGCTAAACTGCCCACCTCGCCAACGAGACCAAAAAATCGAATCTCAAAGG of Candidatus Berkelbacteria bacterium contains these proteins:
- a CDS encoding peptidylprolyl isomerase — protein: MSAFPKWLPWTIAGVASLIVFITIGIGVPFLRGNDAPQLRSLARWLPIPVARVGGQLIWAREYLDYRTFIETFIARSNQAGEAVDPGTPIGRQVIDLLVSNATIKRATKNVNLKVKQVEIDAAYKEILVLQGGEGEPREVSEEELNTILEELYGSSRDRLRDLIEIRLLQDKVKTELLERVHFRHILVTDENQAKELIGKLKNENGDFSALAKEFSQHLESRDNSGDMGWVARGEQLPVIEEAIFSSPAGILENPVKSDFGYHAIEILEKQGVVQQSFDNWLKDAEQKYHAVIYLKT